Part of the Candidatus Methylomirabilota bacterium genome, TGGGGCACGAACGCGGTGACCTTGGCGGTGCGCTGGATCAGGGCCCGGGCGATCTGCTCGGCGGCCAGCACGAGCCCGCCCGGGGTGTGCAGGATCACGTCGATGGGCTGGTTCTCGGGGGTGAGCCGGATCGCCCGCAGCACCGCCTCGGAGTCCTCGATGCTGATCGAGCTGCTGACCGGCACCCCGAAGAGGGTCACGGTGTCCTGGCGATGGATGAGCGCGATGACCCGCGACTTGCGCTCCTGCTGGAAGCGTTCGAGCAGCTGGGTACGGGCGACCTCGGGCCGGTTCGCCCCGTAGACCTGCTGGAGGATCACCGCGATCAGCACCAGCCAGAAGAGCGCCTTGGCCACGCTGGCCAGCCGCTGCCACCAGACCATGCGATGGCTCTCTCTCGCCTCAGCGATAGTCGGGCGGGGGTACGAAGCCCTGGAACTCGCGCTCGAGCAGCCGCGCGAACTCGATGCACGTGCGATCGCCGTACTGCGGGCCCACGATCTGGACTCCCACCGGCAGACCGGCGCGGGTGAAGCCGCACGGCGCGACGGTGGACGGCAGGTAGGCCACGCCGCCGTAGCCGGCCCAGAAGAGCTGGTCGGTGGTCGGCACTCGGCGCCCGTTGATGAGCACGGTGCGCTCGTACCGCTCGCCCTCGTGGTCGTGCGGGAAGGCGGCCGACGCGGCGGCGGGGCAGAGCAGCAGGTCCCAGTCGCGGAAGAACTCGGCCCAGCGCCAGCGCATCTGGTGGCGCGCCTCGTTGGCCGCGAGCCACTCGCGGTGCGAGGCCACGTTGGCGCGCATCATCCGCGCGTAGTAGCGCTCGTCGTCCGGAAGCAGGCCGCGCGCGATCTCGAGGTTCTGCCGGTACTCCTCGTCGGTCTGCCGCCCCGAGGTGGCGGCGCGCAGGAGGAAGATGTAGTGCCGCTGCGCCTCCGCGGTGTCGATGTCGGGCCGCGCGGTCTCGCTGACCCGGGCCTTGGTCTTGCGAAGGAAATCGGCGAGCGCCCGCAGCCGCGTCTGCACCTCCTCGTCCACCTCCGACTGGGCGTCGGTCAGCATCACCGCGACCCGGAACTCGCGCAGCGTCTTCCGCTTCGGCGCGGGCAGGTCGAGCCGCCAGCCGACGCCGTCGATCTCGTCGGCCCCGGCCATCACCGAGAGCGCGATCGCCAGGTCCTCCGCGCTGCGGGCCATCGGGCCGACCACCGAGATGTCGCCCTGGGCCACGCGCCCGGGCAGGGCCTGCCCGCGCGGCGGCACGATGCCGAACGTGGGCTTGTGGCCGTAGACGCCGCAGTAGTGCGCGGGATTGCGAATGGACGAGCCGATGTCGCTGCCCGCCTCGAGCCCGGTGAGGCCGGCGGCGAGCGCGGCCGAGGAGCCGCCCGACGAGCCGCCCGGCGTCCGCGACACGTCCCAGGGATTGTTCGTGACGCCGTAGATGGGGTTGTAGCTCTGGTAGTCGGCCAGCCACGACGGCACGTTGGTCTTGCCGAACAGCACCACGCCGGCGGCGAGGAGGCGGTCCACCGCGAGCGCGTGGCGCGGCGGCAGGTTGTCCTTCAGGGCAGGCAGCCCCCACGTGGTGGGCAGGCCGACGACGTCGTACGACTCCTTGATGGTCATCGGCACGCCGTGCAGCGGGCCCCACGACTTGCCCTTCCGCAGCGCCGCGTCGGCCTGCTTCGCGCGGCGCCGCGCGCCCTCCCGGTCCATGGCGACGATCGCGTTCAGCGTGGGATTGAAGCGATCGACGCGGGCCAGGAACGCGTCGAGGACCTCGACCGCGCTGACCTTGCCGCGCCGGATGTCGGAGGCGAGCTGCCGGGCACTCTTGAAATGAAGATCGCTCATGCCGGTCCTCACGGGTCGAGGGTGAACGTCACGGTCACCGAGGCCTGGATCTCCTGCTCGCCGGGCGCCACCGGTATCGCGGCGGACATGGCGATGCGCGGAGCCGGGCCCGGCCCGGGCGGCGCGACGCCCGCTTCCTGCACCGACAGCACGCGCCCGACCTTCAGGCCCGCCGCGGCGGCGTAGAGGTCGGCCCGGCGTCGCGCGTCGGCCATCGCGCGCTTGCGGGCCTCGTCGAGCAGCGGCGCCGGCTCCTGCAGGCCGAAGTGGATGCCGTAGACGAGATTGGCGCCCTGGCTCACCTGCCGATCGAGCACCTGCCCGAGGCGCGCGAGGTCGCGGACCTTCACCCGGACCTGATTGCTCACCTCGTAGCCGGTGATCTCGGGGGGCTGACCTTCCTTGGGCGCGCGGCGCTGCGGGGACACGCTGATGTTGGTGGTCTGGATGTCGCGCGGTCCGATGCCCAGATTGGCGAGCGACTGCAGCAGCCGCTCCATCGCCTGGCTGTTGGCGGCCATCGCCTGCGCCGCCGTCGCGGCCTGCGTCACCACGCCGGTGGTGATCTCGGCCTGGTCCGGCGTCGCCGACACCGTGCCGGATCCCGCCACCGTGACGGTGGAGGCTCGCCGCGGCGCTCCGTCGTTGGGCGCCACCGCCACGCACGCCGACGCGGCGAGCGCCACGAGCAGCGCGAGCGCGAGCCCGAGCCGCGCGCTCACGGCGTGCCCACCGTGAACAGATCCAGCTCCTCGTCCTTGGCCCGCAGCCGCGTGATGAGGAAGCGCAGGAGGTTGAGGTAGATCACTTTGCCCACCCGCGCGTCACCCTCCGCGATGATGCGGAACTCCTCGCGCGACAGGAAGAACAGCTTCGCGCCCGCGAGCGATCGCGCCGCCGCCGAGGTGGCGTGCTCGTCGATCAGCGAGTATTCACCGAGACAACGGCCGGGGCCCAGCGTGTTGAGATGCACCTCGCTGAGGCGCCGCGACCGGCCGCCCGACCCCTCGGGCAGGAACACCTCGACGAGGCCTTCGAGCACGACGTAGAGCCCGGGTCCGCGCGTGCCCTCGGAGAGCAGGAGCTCGCCGGTGGTCGTCTCGACCAGCAGTCCGCGCGCGATGATGTGGTCGAGCGCGGCCGGCGGCAAGTGCTCGAAGACCACCGAGGCGGCGAGGATGTGCCGATAGCCCCCCTTGCCGGTGAGCTCCATGGAGGGCCCATTCTGGCACAAATCGGCCGA contains:
- a CDS encoding cyclic nucleotide-binding domain-containing protein encodes the protein MELTGKGGYRHILAASVVFEHLPPAALDHIIARGLLVETTTGELLLSEGTRGPGLYVVLEGLVEVFLPEGSGGRSRRLSEVHLNTLGPGRCLGEYSLIDEHATSAAARSLAGAKLFFLSREEFRIIAEGDARVGKVIYLNLLRFLITRLRAKDEELDLFTVGTP
- a CDS encoding amidase, which translates into the protein MSDLHFKSARQLASDIRRGKVSAVEVLDAFLARVDRFNPTLNAIVAMDREGARRRAKQADAALRKGKSWGPLHGVPMTIKESYDVVGLPTTWGLPALKDNLPPRHALAVDRLLAAGVVLFGKTNVPSWLADYQSYNPIYGVTNNPWDVSRTPGGSSGGSSAALAAGLTGLEAGSDIGSSIRNPAHYCGVYGHKPTFGIVPPRGQALPGRVAQGDISVVGPMARSAEDLAIALSVMAGADEIDGVGWRLDLPAPKRKTLREFRVAVMLTDAQSEVDEEVQTRLRALADFLRKTKARVSETARPDIDTAEAQRHYIFLLRAATSGRQTDEEYRQNLEIARGLLPDDERYYARMMRANVASHREWLAANEARHQMRWRWAEFFRDWDLLLCPAAASAAFPHDHEGERYERTVLINGRRVPTTDQLFWAGYGGVAYLPSTVAPCGFTRAGLPVGVQIVGPQYGDRTCIEFARLLEREFQGFVPPPDYR
- a CDS encoding SIMPL domain-containing protein (The SIMPL domain is named for its presence in mouse protein SIMPL (signalling molecule that associates with mouse pelle-like kinase). Bacterial member BP26, from Brucella, was shown to assemble into a channel-like structure, while YggE from E. coli has been associated with resistance to oxidative stress.), which encodes MSARLGLALALLVALAASACVAVAPNDGAPRRASTVTVAGSGTVSATPDQAEITTGVVTQAATAAQAMAANSQAMERLLQSLANLGIGPRDIQTTNISVSPQRRAPKEGQPPEITGYEVSNQVRVKVRDLARLGQVLDRQVSQGANLVYGIHFGLQEPAPLLDEARKRAMADARRRADLYAAAAGLKVGRVLSVQEAGVAPPGPGPAPRIAMSAAIPVAPGEQEIQASVTVTFTLDP